In Neodiprion pinetum isolate iyNeoPine1 chromosome 6, iyNeoPine1.2, whole genome shotgun sequence, one genomic interval encodes:
- the LOC124221757 gene encoding myb/SANT-like DNA-binding domain-containing protein 3, with protein sequence MSGKKHYTETEKRLFLNILKKFSHIIENRKSDTSTLKDKEEAWRQIAEEYNSSLIISAKRNVQQLKKMWSHMKTTQRNALTKEKQSHLTTGGGPKEPSADVEPDIASIVPHIMTTAPIVFSSNIPVEILQEHREAVFNDELNVLVSEMQKDNEGDENTIVVELPSPPPETSNSCPNPSISSYGDMEVETSKFCPAMIFNQRSRSSVLDTPIPGKKMKKMDSCGKENIEENMLRSKHAKHLVELAQLKIKHEEEKFKEDMAFLQQKHHLELRAAKAAAKLAESRLN encoded by the exons ATGTCCGGAAAAAAACACTATACGGAAACTGAGAAGCGTCTGTTCCtcaacattttgaaaaaattttcgcacatAATAGAGAACAGAAAAAGCGATACATCAACGCTTAAAGATAAAGAAGAGGCGTGGAGACAAATCGCAGAGGAATATAATTCGTCTCTCATTATATCAGCAAAG CGAAACGttcaacaattgaaaaaaatgtggagTCACATGAAAACGACTCAAAGAAATGCCTTAACAAAAGAGAAGCAGTCACATCTTACCACAGGAGGAGGCCCTAAAGAACCGTCAGCAGACGTGGAACCCGATATTGCCAGCATCGTCCCGCATATAATGACGACAGCCCCAATCGTCTTTTCATCCAACATTCCGGTTGAAATATTACAAG AGCACCGTGAAGCTGTTTTCAACGACGAGCTGAACGTTCTTGTGTCGGAGATGCAAAAAGACAATGAAGGGGATGAAAACACAATTGTCGTAGAGCTGCCATCGCCTCCGCCGGAAACTTCCAACAGTTGTCCCAATCCCTCAATTTCCAGCTACGGGGACATGGAAGTCGAAACTTCCAAATTCTGCCCTGCCATGATTTTCAACCAACGCTCGAGGAGCTCGGTATTGGATA CTCCAATTCccggtaaaaaaatgaaaaaaatggattcATGCGGCAAAGAAAACATCGAAGAAAATATGCTGCGATCTAAACACGCGAAACACCTCGTAGAACTCGcccaattaaaaattaaacacgaagaggaaaaattcaaggaaGACATGGCATTTCTGCAACAAAAACACCACCTCGAGTTGCGAGCTGCGAAGGCTGCAGCGAAACTCGCAGAATCACGCCTCAATTAA